One stretch of Aythya fuligula isolate bAytFul2 chromosome 24, bAytFul2.pri, whole genome shotgun sequence DNA includes these proteins:
- the IGFBP4 gene encoding insulin-like growth factor-binding protein 4 — protein MRGGAARLLPPVLAVVLVPVLVPVLAAAPGAAPGQGQGGEEAIQCPPCSEERLARCKAPQGCAELVREPGCGCCATCALGRGTACGVYTARCGAGLRCYPPRGVPRPLHTLMHGQGICTDLADVEAIQESLQPPEKEEIEHPNNSFSPCSIHDRKCLQKQQAKRVNNGNKMRNSGSPYHREETRPIAQGSCQSELHRALERLAASQTRTHEDLYVIPIPNCDRNGNFHPKQCHPALDGQRGKCWCVDRKTGVKLPGFLELKGDLDCHQLADSM, from the exons ATGCGCGGGGGCGCGGCGCGGTTGCTGCCGCCGGTGTTGGCGGTGGTGCTGGTCCCGGTGCTGGTCCCGGTGTTGGCGGCGGCTCCGGGAGCTGCTCCGGGGCAAGGgcaaggaggggaggaagcGATCCAGTGCCCGCCGTGCTCGGAGGAGCGCTTGGCTCGTTGCAAAGCTCCGCAGGGCTGCGCCGAGCTGGTGCGGGAGCCGGGCTGCGGGTGCTGCGCCACCTGCGCGCTCGGGCGCGGCACGGCGTGCGGGGTGTACACGgcgcgctgcggggccgggctgcgctGTTACCCCCCCCGAGGTGTGCCCCGACCCCTGCACACCCTCATGCACGGCCAGGGCATCTGCACCGACCTGGCCGACGTCGAAGCCATCCAGGAGAGCCTCCAGCCGCCAG AGAAGGAGGAGATCGAGCACCCCAACAACAGCTTCAGCCCCTGCAGCATCCACGACCGCAAAtgcctgcagaagcagcaggcgAAGCGGGTCAACAACGGCAACAAGATGCGCAACAGCGGGAGCCCCTACCACCGCGAGGAGACCAGGCCCATA GCGCAGGGCTCGTGCCAGAGCGAGCTGCACCGGGCGCTGGAGAGGCTGGCGGCCTCGCAGACGCGGACGCACGAGGACCTGTACGTCATCCCCATCCCCAACTGCGACCGCAACGGCAACTTCCACCCCAAGCAG TGTCACCCGGCGCTGGACGGGCAGCGGGGCAAGTGCTGGTGCGTGGACCGCAAGACGGGGGTGAAGCTGCCGGGCTTCCTGGAGCTGAAGGGGGACTTGGACTGTCACCAGCTGGCGGACAGCATGTGA